Genomic DNA from Ensifer adhaerens:
TGCGACGATGCGGTCCCAAACCATCGGCGCATCCTGCCCGCGCACGAAAATCTCGTAGCCGCGCTCGCCGGTATAGCCGGTGCGCGAGATCATGACCGGCGCACCGAAGAGCGTCGTCTGCATGTGGTGGAAATATTTGAGATCCCGGATACCGGGCACATATTTCGTCAGATAATCGACAGCCACCGGCCCCTGAAGCGACAGGTCGTGGAGGTCGTCATCGAAGACGACGGCGCAATTGCGGCCGGCCGCCTGCTTGGTGATTTCCTCGTGACCCGAGCCGGAGCCATGCACCAGCATCCAGGAATTCGGCCCGGTGCGGTAGACAATGCAGTCATCGGTGAAATGGCCGCGATCGTTGAGCATGGCCGCATAGACGGAGCGGCCGGGATAGATTTTGCTCATGTCGCGGGTGGTGATGTAATCGAGCACGGCAATGGCGTGCGGTCCGACGAGATGCACCTTCTTTAGACCCGAGACATCCATCAGGCCGGCCTTCGTGCGAATGGCGACATGTTCCTGTGACATGTCCTTGTCGTAGGTCCAAGCGGTTCCCATGCCGCTCCAGTCCTCGAGTTTCGATCCGAGAGCCCGATGTCGATCCGCCAAGGCGGAAAAGCGCCACGATAATGCCATTGCGTTCCCTCTTTTCCTATGTGGAATAATTATTTCCTGAGTATATGCGTCTTTCACATCTTGGCAAGTCGATTTGAGATGAATTTCCGGGTCGACAACCCGCTTTCGTCTCAGACTTTCGGCGCGCTCCGGCCCGCGGCGCGATGCGCCGCAATGACGGTATTCGCCATGAGCATGGCGATGGTCATCGGCCCGACGCCGCCGGGAACGGGGGTGATCGCACCGGCAATTTCGGCAGCCTGAGCATAGGCGACATCGCCCGCCAGCCGGCTCTTGCCCTCGCCTCTTTCCGGTGCTGGCACGCGGTTGATGCCGACATCGATCACGGTTGCGCCGGGCTTCACCCAGTCCCCCTTGACCATCTCGGGCCGCCCGACGGCCGCCACGAGGATGTCGGCGTTGCGGGTGAGCGCCGGGATATCCCGCGAGCGCGAATGCGCCATCGTGACCGTGGCATTGGCATGAAGCAGAAGCTGACCCATCGGCTTGCCGAAGAGATTGGAGCGGCCGATCACCACGGCGTTGAGGCCTGAGAGGTCGTCGCCGTGGATGGAGCGCACCAGAAGCATTGCGCCCGCCGGTGTGCAGGAGATCAGTCCCGTCTCCAGATCGCCTGTTGCCAGCTTGCCGGCATTGACGACATGCAGGCCATCGACATCCTTCTCCGGCCGGATCGACTGGATGATGGCGTCCGAATTCAGGTGTTTCGGCAGCGGCAGTTGAACGAGAATGCCGTGTATGCTGGCATCCCGATTCAGCGTCTCGACGAGGCTGGCGAGTTCCGTCTGCGTCGTTTCGGCCGGAAGCGTGTGCTGAACGGAATTGAATCCGCATTCCTTTGCCATCCGGCCCTTCGCGCCGACATAGGCATGGCTTGCCGGATCGTCGCCGACAATGATGACGGCGAGCCCGGTCTTGACGCCAGCCTCCACCTCCAGCTTGGCGGACGCCGCTTTCACTGCCTCGATCACCGAGGCCGCCGCCTTCTTTCCGTCGATGATGGTCGCCATTGGTCTTACCCCATCCGTTCCGAGGTAAAGCTTCCGGGACTTAAAATGCCCGTATCCAGATCGTCGAACTGCGAGGAGTCGACGATGTAGCAACCCTTCTCCGCCAGGAAGCCGGTGATCGCGGCAACAATCCCGCGCGTCGATTTGCAGGTCACAGTCAGAACATAGCTCGTCATGGTGATTTTCCTCCGCCGGTTACGGCCAGAACGTCTCCTTTGCGCCGAAGAAAGCCCTTCGGCGCATGGTTCAATACAGGCATGTCTTGAATGCTCGGATATCGAGCGTACCGTCGCGTTCCCACTGCGTGAAATGCGAGCAGTAGGTATTCCATTCCTGGTACGTCAGCTTCAGATAGGCCCTGGAGAAGTCCGGACCCCATCGCGTGCTTCAGGCACTCGTCCTCATCTCTGCTCGGCAGAGCATCTCTTGGGTTAAGCGTCGGCCACGGTGAACAGCATGAATGACAAAAGACCGCCAAGCTCCGTCTCCAGTACTTTGTCCCTCAAGAAAAGACCGACAATCCCGCACATGCCCAGACCTCCATTTTCGCGTCTGCAAAAATGGCTATCAGGTTCGATTTCGGATTTCAACCCAAAAGAATAATTTTTTCTTCTAAGGCAATTTCAGTCGAACTTGCCGCGTTGCGGATAACGGATGATCGACAGGTATTTCGCCCGCAGTTTTACGAGCTTTTCCGGCTCGTGCGACGCGTCCGCATCGTGAAAGTCTTCAGGGGAGACGGGCAGCGTCGTGCCCTTCGGACCGGCCTCGGCTTTTGAGAGTCAGCAAGGGTCCAGGAACTCCCGCCGCTCAGCTGCCAACATCGAGCTCGAAGAAGTGTTGCGTCGCAAGGGCTGCCGCGCCCCGCGCCCACGAGCCCGGGACCCAGTCGGGAAGAACCTCCGGCGTGTTCAGAAATAGGTATTTCGACATGGATTGTCGGATTGGTTCGAGGATGGCGTCGCCGAATTGCATCGCTTCCCCACCAGCGATCAGCACTTCTGGATCAAAGAGATTGACCAGGTCGGCAAGATGGCGACCGATCAGTTCACCGGCCTCGGCCATCACGCCGAGCGCGACATCATCGCCAGACTCGATCGCCGCTGCGAACTGTTCGCGTGAGGCTGTAGCAACGCCGCGCCGTGCGCTCCAGGCGTCTATCATCGCCGCTTCATTTGTATGGGCCTGAAGACAGCCCCTGCGGCCGCATTCGCAAAGACGCCCCCCAGGCACGCTGATGATGTGGCCCATCTTCCCGGCCAGCCCATGACTGCCGTGATAGATCTCGCCCGCGATGACAAGCGAAGCTCCCACACCCGTGCCGACGGCGACGGTTGCGAAGTTCCGGTGGTTGCGCCCGGCGCCAAAAAGGCGCTGCGCCACCGTAAAGGCGCTGATATCGTCGTCGATCCAGACGGGAACATGAACCTGCTCGCCCAGAAGCTTCGGAAAATCCAGATTGTACCAGCCGAAGCGCGGGCTTTGAACACAGATGCCGTTGACCGCATCCACCTCGCCCGGAATTGCTACGCCGATTCCGAGCACCGGAAGGCCTGTACGCCCGGCGACCTCCAGCAATTTTGGAATGGCGGCCACAATCGTCGCCACCATCGTCTCGGGACGCGTGTCGGGGACCGGGACGTCAAAGGACGCCAGAGGCGTGGTCGCCAGATCGGTCAGGATGCAATCAATCCTGTCGTGTCGCAACTTGAAGCCAACCGCCATATGGCCATCATAATTGATGTCGACGGGAACCGGACGACGTCCCGTTGCACCGGCCTGCGCCGTGCCCTCGATCACCAGGCTTTCCTCGATCAGTTCGGTGACTACGAAGGTCACCGCTGCAGGGCTCAATCCCGTGACGATCGCGATCTCGGCCCGAGAAAGCGGCCCGCGATTGCGCAGCAGATTGAGAATCAGCCGCCGGTTCAACGCTCTGGAGGTGCTGGGATTGCCGCGCACTGTCTTCCCTTTATTAATTTTGTAAATTAAGTATTGCAGAGAGCCGGACCCTACGGTATGAAACCGGGTAAGGCAATGGAGGATTGCCCGTTGGCGACGCTCGCTGACGGAGGCACTGATTGTTGAAATTTTTCTGAACTTTAGCGGCTGTCCATGGGCTTGGACGGGCCAGGATTTGTGCGCCTTGGGAGGATGCAAATGACACTGAAGACCGAACTCTCGCTGATCGATGCAATCAAGGCTTCGCGCCGCCAGTTCCTCATCGGAACGGGTGTGGCGCTTGCCGGAACCGCCTTGTCCCGCCCTGCGATTGCCGCCGGCGGCGAAGTCACGATCATATCCGATTTGGGCAATGCCGACCAGCGCGCCGTTCTGACGCGACTTGCCGACGAATTCAGCAAGAAGACCGGCACCAAGGTCACGATCAACAACATGGACCACGAGGCCCACAAGACCGCGATCCGCAGCTATCTCGTCGTCGGCGCACCGGACATCTGCTTCTGGTTCTCGGGCAATCGCATGAAGGCCTTCGTCGATCGCGGGCTCTTCGATGACATCTCCGACCTCTATCAGAAGGAAGGCTATACCGAAAAGCTAGGCGTGACCAAGGCTGCGCTGACGGTCGGCGGCAAGCAATACGGCCTGCCGCTCGGCGGCATTCTCTGGGGCCTCTTCTACCGCAAGGACGTCTTCGCCGAGAAGGGCTGGACCGCGCCGAAGACCTGGGACGAATTCATGAAGCTGGGCGCAGCGGCCAAGTCCGCCGGCATGATCCCGGTCAGCATGGGCACGAAGGAAACCTGGCCGACTGGCGGCTGGTTCGACCACATGAACCTGCGTATCAACGGCCTTGAAAAGCACATGGCGCTGATGGACGGCAAGATTTCCTATACCGACCCGATGCTGAAGCCCGTCTTCGACAAGTGGGAAGAGCTGATCAAGGCCGATTTCTTCTCGCCCAACGGCCCGTCCTTCGGCTGGGAACAAGCCGGCGCCGCGCTCGCCCAGAAGAAGGCCGCCATGATGGATCTCGGCAGCTTCATCAAATATGCGTTCCCGGCCGCCGACCAGCCGCAGCTCGCCTTCGCGCCCTTCCCGGAAATCGTGCCCGGCGTCGAACGTTATGAGGATTTCTCGGTCAACTCGGTCCACATCCCGGCCAAGGCCAAGAACAAGCAGGGCGCACGCGACTTTCTCGCCTATATGTACCAGCCGGAAAATCTCGGCGCGTTTCTTGAGGCCGAAGGCACGATCCCGCCGCGTAACGATTGCCCGCCGAGCAAGGACCCGATGGTCAACGCCGCCGTGGAATCGTTGAAGACGGTCAAGGGAACCTCGCAATATTACGACCGCGACACCGATCCGGACATGGCGCAGGACGGCATGAAGGGCTTCCAGGAATTCATGATCAAGCCCGAGCGCCGCGACCAGATCCTTGCCCGTCTGGAAAAGACGCGCGCCCGCGTTTTCAAGTAAGCCCTCCCGGCTGATGCGGCGGGGCGCTGTCTTCGGATCGGCCCCGTCGCAGACCGCTTCAACACGTGTTCGAAGCTTTCACGTCCACCTCCCAACGAAATGACGCATCATGTCGGACCTCTGGAAAAGACACCGGAATTGGCTGGCGCCGCTCCTCTTCATTGCGCCGGGCGCGCTGCTGTTCGGCACGATCATCATCGCCTCGTCCTTCGAATCCGTCTGGATTTCCTTCTTCGACTGGGACGGCGTCGGACCGAAGACCTGGGCTGGCCTTGCCAACTACAGCGAACTCTTCGCC
This window encodes:
- a CDS encoding methylenetetrahydrofolate dehydrogenase (NADP+) / methenyltetrahydrofolate cyclohydrolase; amino-acid sequence: MATIIDGKKAAASVIEAVKAASAKLEVEAGVKTGLAVIIVGDDPASHAYVGAKGRMAKECGFNSVQHTLPAETTQTELASLVETLNRDASIHGILVQLPLPKHLNSDAIIQSIRPEKDVDGLHVVNAGKLATGDLETGLISCTPAGAMLLVRSIHGDDLSGLNAVVIGRSNLFGKPMGQLLLHANATVTMAHSRSRDIPALTRNADILVAAVGRPEMVKGDWVKPGATVIDVGINRVPAPERGEGKSRLAGDVAYAQAAEIAGAITPVPGGVGPMTIAMLMANTVIAAHRAAGRSAPKV
- a CDS encoding ACT domain encodes the protein MTSYVLTVTCKSTRGIVAAITGFLAEKGCYIVDSSQFDDLDTGILSPGSFTSERMG
- a CDS encoding Sugar kinase of the NBD/HSP70 family, may contain an N-terminal HTH domain — translated: MRGNPSTSRALNRRLILNLLRNRGPLSRAEIAIVTGLSPAAVTFVVTELIEESLVIEGTAQAGATGRRPVPVDINYDGHMAVGFKLRHDRIDCILTDLATTPLASFDVPVPDTRPETMVATIVAAIPKLLEVAGRTGLPVLGIGVAIPGEVDAVNGICVQSPRFGWYNLDFPKLLGEQVHVPVWIDDDISAFTVAQRLFGAGRNHRNFATVAVGTGVGASLVIAGEIYHGSHGLAGKMGHIISVPGGRLCECGRRGCLQAHTNEAAMIDAWSARRGVATASREQFAAAIESGDDVALGVMAEAGELIGRHLADLVNLFDPEVLIAGGEAMQFGDAILEPIRQSMSKYLFLNTPEVLPDWVPGSWARGAAALATQHFFELDVGS
- a CDS encoding aminomethyltransferase (manually curated), with the protein product MALSWRFSALADRHRALGSKLEDWSGMGTAWTYDKDMSQEHVAIRTKAGLMDVSGLKKVHLVGPHAIAVLDYITTRDMSKIYPGRSVYAAMLNDRGHFTDDCIVYRTGPNSWMLVHGSGSGHEEITKQAAGRNCAVVFDDDLHDLSLQGPVAVDYLTKYVPGIRDLKYFHHMQTTLFGAPVMISRTGYTGERGYEIFVRGQDAPMVWDRIVAEGAEMGIIPCCFSVLDMLRVESYLLFYPYDNSQMYPFADQPPGDSLWELGLDFTVSPGKTGFRGAEEHARLKDKERFKIFGMLIDADGPADLGDEVYADGKKVGVITCPCYSTLTGKSMAIARLDVDKAVQGVKLEVRGKSLNASAIAHTLPFDDPEKKKRTAIG
- a CDS encoding multiple sugar transport system substrate-binding protein yields the protein MTLKTELSLIDAIKASRRQFLIGTGVALAGTALSRPAIAAGGEVTIISDLGNADQRAVLTRLADEFSKKTGTKVTINNMDHEAHKTAIRSYLVVGAPDICFWFSGNRMKAFVDRGLFDDISDLYQKEGYTEKLGVTKAALTVGGKQYGLPLGGILWGLFYRKDVFAEKGWTAPKTWDEFMKLGAAAKSAGMIPVSMGTKETWPTGGWFDHMNLRINGLEKHMALMDGKISYTDPMLKPVFDKWEELIKADFFSPNGPSFGWEQAGAALAQKKAAMMDLGSFIKYAFPAADQPQLAFAPFPEIVPGVERYEDFSVNSVHIPAKAKNKQGARDFLAYMYQPENLGAFLEAEGTIPPRNDCPPSKDPMVNAAVESLKTVKGTSQYYDRDTDPDMAQDGMKGFQEFMIKPERRDQILARLEKTRARVFK